The Hippoglossus hippoglossus isolate fHipHip1 chromosome 2, fHipHip1.pri, whole genome shotgun sequence genome includes a region encoding these proteins:
- the dock9b gene encoding dedicator of cytokinesis protein 9 isoform X1 yields the protein MGCTTSVVLLEGLRSILERNCGYIKGAMELGALEEEGETLSLRGSQLWNPTTALVKPKIIEPLDYENVLVQRKTQIISDVLRDMLQFPTDDFQISTLQRQGRTLFSTVPETAEKEAHSLFVQECIKTYKSDWHVVNYKYEEYSGDFRQLPNKVSRPEKLAAHLFEVDEDVEKDEDTASLGSQKGGVSKHGWLYKGNMNSAISVTMRSFKRRYFHLAQLGDGSYNLNFYKDENTSKEPKGTIFLDSCMGVVQNSKVRRFAFELKMQDKSTFLLAADSEAEMDEWIGTLNKILHSSFEQAMQEKRNGDLHDDEEHGKTDLTPGGFQDSFQTARDIESKMRSEARLKLFTLDPYTQKLDFSGIEPDVRQFEEKFGKRVLVRCNDLSFNLQGCVAENEEGPTTNVEPFYVVLSFFDVQNSRKISADFHVDLNHPLVRQMTAGSGNRQDVQINGGGGDGVLSGRKLPEEALQYPKQGVFSVTCPHPEIFLVARIEKVLQGGITHCTEPYMKSSDSAKMAQKVLKNAKTACNRLGQYRMPFAWAARPVFKDASGTLDKTSRFSAVYRQDSSKLSDEDMFKLLTDFRKPEKMAKLPVLLGNLDVTIDSVPPDVTNCVTSSYIPVKSFEGDGPGSALLEVEEFVPCIAKCSQPFTIYKNHLYVYPKQLKYDGQKSFTKARNIAVCIEFKDSDEDEAQPLKCIYGRPGGPLFTKQAYAAILHHQQNPEFYDEIKMELPTQLHEKHHLLFTFYHVSCDSNSKKKDQVETPVGTAWLPLLRDGRVIMNEQQLPVAANLPAGYLGSQDGVTKHSGSEIKWVDGGKPVFKVSTHLVSTVYTQDQHLHNFFHHRQSMEMSEQASEGELVKYLKSLHAMEGHVMVNFLPTTLNQLFCVLTRATVEDVAVNVTRVMVHVVAQCHEEGLEHHLRSYVKFVFKPEPYSSTNVKTVHEELAKAMTAILKPSTDFLTSNKLLKHSWYFFEALVKSMAQYLMESGKVKLSRIQRFSASFYHAVETLVNMLMPHITQKYKDNLDAAHNANHSLAVFIKRCFTFLDRGFVFKQINNYMNCFVPGDPKTLYEFKFEFLRVVCSHEHYVPLNLPMPFGKGRIQRFQDLQLDYSLTDDFCRNHFLVGLLLREVGGALQEFREVRQIAIQVLKGLMIKHTFDDRYAAKSQQARLATLYLPLFGLLQENVHRLDIKESAPLSTHSNVREDSLVPNSAAPPQKPGGCIENALHKDVFGVISGTASPHSSTPNVSSVHHADSRGSLVSTDSGNSLLDKSSDKTNSLEKNQCASALGSTMLRCDKLDRDEIKNLLMCFLHILKSMSEEALFAYWNKAASSELMDFFTLIEVCLHQFRYMGKRFIARSQEGAGPVAPDRKSLTLPVSRNRAGILHARLQQLGNLETAHTFNNMYSHTEADVSSQCLLEANVSTEVCLTVLDTLSIFIMGFKTQLNSDLGHNPLMKKVFQVHLCFLQIPQSEAALKQVFTSLRTFIYKFPCTFFDGRADMCAFLCYEILKCCNSKLSSIRSDAAHLLYFLMKSNFDYTGRRSFVRTHLQVVIAVSQLIADVIGIGGTRFQQSLSIINNCANSDKSIKHTAFPSDVKDLTKRIRTVLMATEQMKEHENDPEMLVDLQYSLAKSYTSTPELRKTWLDSMARIHNKNGDLSEAAMCYVHVAALVAEYLWRKGMFRQGCSSFRVITPNIDEEAAMMEDVGMQDVHFNEEVLMELLEECADGLWKAERYELIADVYRLIIPIYEQRRDFEKLTHLYDTLHRAYTKVMEVMHSGKRLLGTYFRVAFFGQAAGFFEDEDGKEYIYKEPKFTPLSEISQRLLKLYSDKFGQENVKIIQDSGKVNPKDLDSKYAYIQVTHVIPHLDDKELEDRKTDFEKSHNIRRFVFETPFTVSGKKQGGVEEQCKRRTVLTTTHCFPYVKKRIAVMYQHQTDLSPIEVAIDEMSAKVAELRLLCSASEVDMIRLQLKLQGSISVQVNAGPLAYARAFLDDSSAKKYPDNKVKQLKEVFRQFVDACGQALGVNERLIKEDQQEYQDEMKANYRDLARELSNIMHEQINPVEDGTRSALSDSMGIFNAISGTPTGANPHGSTTVL from the exons ATGGGATGCACCACCAGTGTGGTTCTGTTGGAGGGGCTGCGCTCCATCCTTGAGAGGAACTGTGGCTACATCAAGGGGGCGATGGAGCTCGGAgctctggaggaggaaggggagacgCTGAGTCTGAGGGGATCTCAACTCTGGAATCCCACCACCGCTCTG GTCAAGCCGAAGATCATAGAGCCTCTGGACTATGAGAATGTGCTCGTCCAGAGGAAGACCCAGATCATCAGTGATGTTCTGCGGGACATGCTGCAGTTTCCCACCGACGACTTCCAG atcTCAACCCTCCAGCGGCAGGGCAGGACTCTGTTCTCCACCGTGCCGGAGACTGCTGAGAAAGAAGCTCACTCACTGTTTGTTCAAGAG tgcATCAAAACCTACAAGTCCGACTGGCACGTGGTCAACTACAAGTACGAGGAGTATTCTGGAGACTTCCGTCAGCTGCCAAA TAAGGTGTCAAGACCAGAGAAACTGGCAGCTCATCTGTTTGAGGTGGATGAAGACGTGGAAAAAGACGAG gacacAGCCTCCCTGGGATCCCAGAAGGGAGGAGTGTCAAAACACGGCTGGCTGTACAAAGGCAACATGAACAGTGCAATCAGTGTGACTATGCGT TCTTTCAAGAGAAGGTACTTCCACCTGGCTCAGCTTGGAGATGGATCCTACAACCTCAACTTCTACAAAGATGAGAACACCTCCAAAGAACCCAAAGGAACCATCTTCCTTGATTCATGTATGGGGGTTGTTCAG AACAGCAAAGTGCGTCGGTTCGCCTTCGAGCTGAAGATGCAGGATAAGAGCACGTTCCTTCTGGCTGCAGACAGCGAGGCAGAGATGGACGAGTGGATCGGGACCCTCAACAAGATCCTCCACAGCAGCTTTGAACAGGCCATGCAGGAGAAGAGGAACGGAGACCTGCACGATG ATGAGGAGCACGGAAAAACAGACCTCACCCCCGGAGGTTTTCAAGACAGCTTTCAG ACCGCCAGAGATATTGAGTCCAAAATGAGAAGTGAAGCTCGCCTGAAACTCTTCACTTTGGACCCTTACACACAG AAACTGGACTTTTCTGGCATTGAACCAGACGTGCGGCAGTTTGAAGAGAAGTTCGGGAAGCGAGTCCTGGTCCGCTGTAACGACCTGTCCTTCAACCTGCAGGGCTGCGTTGCAGAGAATGAAGAGGGGCCGACAACGAAT GTGGAGCCCTTCTATGTGGTCCTGTCCTTCTTTGACGTCCAGAACAGCAGGAAGATCTCAGCCGACTTCCACGTGGATCTCAACCATCCACTGGTCCGACAAATGACAGCAGGTTCTGGTAACAGGCAGGACGTGCAGATTAATGGCGGTGGAGGTGATGGAGTGTTGAGCGGCCGCAAGCTCCCAGAGGAGGCTCTCCAGTACCCCAAGCAGGGGGTGTTCTCAGTCACATGCCCCCACCCAGAGATCTTCCTAGTGGCCAGGATTGAGAAGGTCCTGCAGGGGGGGATTACTCACTGCACTGAACCCTACATGAAGAGCTCGGACTCTGCTAAG ATGGCTCAGAAGGTGCTGAAGAATGCAAAGACAGCTTGTAACAGACTGGGACAGTACAGGATGCCATTCGCTTGGGCTGCAAG GCCTGTGTTCAAAGATGCGTCGGGAACTTTGGACAAAACGTCTCGCTTCTCAGCTGTTTACCGACAGGACAGCAGCAAGCTGTCGGACGAGGACATGTTCAAACTGCTAACTGACTTCAGAAA ACCAGAGAAAATGGCCAAACTCCCTGTGCTCTTAGGAAACTTAGATGTAACTATCGACAGTGTGCCCCCGGATGTCACCA ATTGTGTCACTTCCTCCTACATCCCGGTGAAGAGTTTTGAAGGTGACGGGCCGGGCAGCGCTCttctggaggtggaggagttcGTACCCTGCATCGCTAAGTGCTCCCAACCATTCACCATCTATAAAAACCACCTGTACGTCTACCCGAAACAACTCAAGTACGACGGGCAGAAATCCTTCACGAAG GCCAGGAACATTGCTGTTTGCATTGAATTCAAGGAttctgatgaagatgaggcCCAACCACTGAAG TGCATCTATGGTCGTCCAGGAGGTCCTCTGTTCACCAAGCAGGCGTATGCAGCCATCCTGCACCACCAGCAGAACCCTGAGTTCTACGATGAG ATAAAGATGGAGCTCCCCACCCAGCTGCATGAGAAGCATCACCTCCTCTTCACCTTCTATCATGTCAGCTGTGACAGCAACAGCAAGAAGAAAGACCAAGTGGAGACTCCAG TGGGTACAGCCTGGCTGCCTCTGCTGAGGGATGGCAGAGTCATCATGAATGAACAGCAGTTGCCTGTGGCGGCGAATCTACCCGCCGGGTACCTGGGCTCCCAGGATGGTGTCACcaag CACTCTGGCTCAGAGATCAAATGGGTAGATGGAGGAAAACCTGTGTTCAAAGTCTCAACTCATCTTGTTTCTACAGTTTACACTCAG GACCAGCACTTACACAACTTCTTCCATCACCGTCAAAGCATGGAGATGTCAGAACAAGCATCGGAGGGGGAGCTGGTTAAATACCTGAAG AGTCTCCACGCAATGGAGGGTCACGTGATGGTCAACTTTCTGCCCACCACCCTCAACCAGCTGTTCTGTGTCCTAACCAGAGCCACAGTTGAGGACGTGGCTGTCAACGTTACCag ggtGATGGTGCATGTTGTAGCACAGTGCCACGAAGAGGGACTTGAACATCACCTGCGATCTTATGTCAAG tttgTGTTCAAGCCAGAGCCTTACTCCTCCACCAATGTGAAAACAGTTCACGAGGAGCTGGCTAAAGCCATGACAGCCATACTGAAGCCATCTACTGACTTCCTCACTAGCAACAAGCTGCTGAAG cacTCGTGGTATTTCTTTGAAGCTCTGGTGAAGTCAATGGCTCAGTATCTCATGGAGAGTGGAAAGGTCAAG CTCTCGAGGATTCAGCGCTTTTCTGCTTCGTTCTACCACGCGGTGGAGACTCTGGTCAATATGCTGATGCCCCACATCACCCAGAAATATAAAGACAACCTGGACGCGGCTCATAATGCCAACCACAGCCTGGCAGTTTTCATCAAG CGCTGCTTCACCTTCCTGGACCGAGGCTTCGTATTCAAGCAGATCAACAACTACATGAACTGCTTTGTGCCTGGGGACCCCAAG ACCTTGTACGAGTTCAAGTTTGAGTTCCTGCGGGTCGTCTGCAGCCATGAACATTATGTTCCTCTAAATCTTCCCATGCCATTTGGAAAGGGGAGAATACAGAGATTCCAAG ATCTCCAGCTCGACTATTCTCTGACTGATGACTTCTGTCGAAACCACTTCCTGGTGGGCCTGCTGCTCAGGGAGGTGGGCGGGGCTCTTCAGGAGTTCCGAGAGGTCCGTCAGATCGCCATCCAGGTGCTGAAGGGCCTGATGATCAAACACACGTTCGACGACCGCTACGCTGCGAAA AGCCAACAGGCCCGACTCGCCACCCTTTACCTCCCTCTGTTCGGCCTCCTCCAGGAGAACGTCCACAGACTCGACATCAAGGAGTCAGCACCTCTCAGCACCCACAGT AATGTGAGGGAGGACTCTCTGGTGCCGAACTCTGCGGCGCCGCCTCAGAAACCCGGGGGTTGCATAGAAAACGCCCTCCACAAAGACGTGTTCGGGGTCATCTCTGGAACAG CGTCCCCTCACAGCTCCACTCCCAATGTCAGCTCAGTTCACCACGCAGACTCCAGAGGCTCCCTGGTCTCCACGGACTCTGGAAACAGCCTTCTGGACAAGAGCAGTGACAAGACCAACTCCCTGGAGAAG AACCAGTGTGCGTCGGCTCTGGGCAGCACCATGCTGCGCTGCGACAAACTGGACCGGGACGAGATCAAAAACCTGCTCATGTGCTTTCTGCATATTCTCAAGAGCATGTCCGAGG AGGCTCTTTTTGCTTACTGGAACAAAGCAGCCTCCTCAGAGCTGATGGACTTCTTCACATTAATAGA AGTCTGCCTCCATCAGTTCAGATACATGGGGAAGAGATTCATCGCCAG GAGCCAGGAGGGGGCAGGGCCTGTGGCTCCAGACAGGAAGTCTCTGACTCTACCTGTGTCTCGTAACAGGGCGGGGATCCTGCACGCCCGCCTGCAGCAGCTGGGAAATCTGGAGACCGCACATACCTTTAACAACA TGTACAGTCATACAGAAGCAGATGTGAGCAGCCAGTGTCTGCTGGAGGCCAATGTGTCGACGGAGGTGTGTCTGACTGTGCTGGACACACTCAGCATCTTCATCATGGGATTCAAG ACTCAGCTGAACTCCGACCTGGGTCACAACCCCCTGATGAAGAAAGTGTTCCAGGTGCATTTGTGCTTCCTGCAGATCCCTCAGTCAGAGGCTGCCCTCAAACAGGTCTTCACCTCACTCAGGACCTTCATCTACAAG TTCCCCTGCACCTTCTTTGACGGCCGGGCCGACATGTGTGCCTTTCTGTGCTACGAGATCCTCAAGTGCTGTAACTCCAAGCTGAGCTCCATCCGCAGCGACGCCGCCCACCTCCTCTACTTCCTCATGAAAAGTAACTTTGACTACACGGGCCGCAGGTCTTTTGTGCGAACACACCTGCAG GTGGTTATTGCTGTCAGTCAGCTGATTGCAGATGTCATCGGCATCGGGGGCACCCGCTTCCAGCAGTCTCTCTCCATCATCAACAACTGTGCCAACAGTGACAAGAGCATCAAg CACACAGCGTTTCCCTCTGACGTGAAGGACCTCACCAAGCGCATCAGGACAGTGCTGATGGCCACTGAGCAGATGAAGGAGCACGAGAACGACCCGGAGATGCTGGTGGACCTCCAGTACAGCTTGGCCAAGTCCTACACCAGCACGCCCGAGCTCCGCAAGACCTGGCTGGACAGCATGGCACGCATCCACAACAAGAACGGAGATCTGTCAGAG GCAGCCATGTGTTACGTGCACGTTGCAGCTCTGGTGGCTGAGTACCTGTGGAGAAAAG GAATGTTCAGACAGGGATGCTCTTCTTTCCGAGTCATCACCCCCAACATCGACGAGGAGGCGGCCATGATGGAGGATGTGGGGATGCAGGATGTTCACTTCAACGAG gaggtgctgatggagctgctggaggagtgtGCTGATGGCCTCTGGAAGGCGGAGCGTTACGAGCTCATCGCTGATGTCTACAGGCTCATCATTCCCATCTATGAACAGCGCAGAGACTTTGAG AAACTGACCCATCTGTACGACACCCTCCACCGTGCCTACACcaaggtgatggaggtgatgcaTTCTGGCAAGAGACTGCTGGGCACATACTTCAGAGTGGCCTTCTTTGGACAG GCTGCG GGTTTCTTTGAGGACGAGGATGGAAAGGAATACATCTACAAGGAGCCGAAGTTCACTCCGCTGTCTGAGATCTCCCAGAGGCTCCTGAAGCTCTACTCTGACAAGTTTGGACAGGAGAACGTCAAGATCATTCAGGACTCCGGCAAG GTGAACCCAAAGGACCTGGACTCCAAGTACGCCTACATCCAGGTGACCCACGTCATACCCCACCTGGACGACAAGGAGCTCGAGGACAGAAAGACGGACTTCGAGAAGAGCCACAACATCCGGCGCTTCGTGTTCGAGACGCCGTTCACCGTGTCGGGCAAGAAGCAGGGCGGAGTGGAGGAGCAGTGTAAACGGCGGACGGTTCTCACCA CCACCCACTGTTTCCCTTATGTGAAGAAGCGCATAGCCGTCATGTACCAGCACCAGACCGACCTGAGCCCCATCGAGGTGGCCATCGACGAGATGAGCGCCAAGGTGGCCGAGCTGCGCCTGCTGTGCTCAGCCTCGGAGGTGGACATGATCCGGCTGCAGCTCAAACTGCAGGGCAGCATCAGCGTTCAG GTAAACGCTGGTCCTCTTGCCTACGCCAGAGCCTTCCTGGACGACAGCAGTGCCAAGAAATATCCCGACAACAAGGTCAAACAGCTCAAAGAGGTTTTCAG GCAGTTTGTGGACGCCTGCGGTCAGGCGCTGGGGGTGAACGAGCGGCTGATCAAGGAGGACCAGCAGGAGTATCAGGACGAGATGAAGGCCAACTACAGGGACCTGGCCAGGGAGCTGTCCAACATCATGCACGAGCAG ATCAACCCAGTGGAGGACGGTACAAGGAGCGCTCTGTCTGACTCTATGGGCATCTTCAACGCCATCAGTGGCACGCCAACAGGCGCCAACCCTCACGGCTCCACCACCGTGCTCTGA